One Pseudomonas brassicacearum genomic region harbors:
- a CDS encoding Ig-like domain-containing protein, translating to MTRFMPWLLPPLDPSQAPLELRGLFIAGWTSPVIDADFGINRSIVFDLAIPPQTEDPPKDALCVIDPWNEQKEGDHVDVYLNDEIVAQETVPRGGLSKRLFLPLPHEKIAPTWGENFHFKLTRVGETAPSDGSTPWRLRIKLDRPGGKDREPHNPGHSELKAPLPPQDVIDNGVDAGSAKDGFDLEIMHYPGRAAHDTIQLAWGSAFVYREITAQEAATTDSIFIRIDQQTILAGGDSARLLVHYMVFDLVWNYAEKYSSRTYVQVDAGAARLSAPIIKGASNGVIDLPTLGKRPVTIQIFALAPDFALNDTLNMTWIGTPVVGLPLENRQSKVIDNLPYVYEFEIPNAEIRALAGGSGDAFYILEKANGDPPLSSKHAFANVQGQVSVLPAPTLIELIGDTLEPDQPFATVIIHAYPGMQDGDHLKLVWLGEKANNAGPYLHEDEHIVSNNEVGTDIVMFVPGEHIEVLRGGSLKLNYWVSNDNAVVYDVRESDVLDALVQVIRADIPAPRVVEAPDNKLDPYIHTGSVTLRIGYLGTAQGDILTYYWHGNPGDGSTSDWVSISQVSAGKALDFTILRKYIEPNINDIVRIRYVVLEKLTGRYRYSGLLELVIGDLLGELPVPEVIEASPADELDPMNALAGATVEVRYASMDEPHGVHLNWLGTPGAGTSDDLELPGSTTGSVRFNVPASVVGANINRNVMLGYEVTYKGFIFPSKTLALKVLAFQDPEHQLPKPRITQANDTTMVLNLATFTANANVTLGKWPFIAAKQRIWFRLEGNTETGTRYTIALLDSHELNDSQVANGLSEVALRTELERLGHNTPLTVVCKVGFGAETEEIYGLTFPLTRYTFKTHHDWVVPEITSVRDSWGEVGEGENTLDTSVRLSGTATPDSSIQLYDGSSPGATVPVDIDGSWFHIMSPLSVKSYRLTAHALDGSGFVSSPRTFSVEAANAPSITSIRDVWREIIHEGYTANRQVTVTGQANARQNVRITGITTPAPEEPTDGDGVWSTTFSALALQRYNVVVEALYGQGVPPSAPRSFTVTGVVNPSISSVRDSRGELNNGATTTDNRVALSGNASAYQVVQILGTTTTAPEITADAGGIWHLPQLAVTPADYSLTAKALYGDNVPISQPRTFSVRAPTPPLNFNQSPVTLSGAAYMLVGSAALPNFGGGTSVRHTATGGIPPYWYSSSNPAAAEIDQSGLVTVRRNGGTTITVTDSATPTQSKSYTVTVTGVWLCHNLGGGHYQTIRNVAASRGLSVPDLGTLNAISAAYRGRWPWGGAYTWSSSVKYPLPPVYMYALTMSNGATWGLWDLNPSGTGLGIGR from the coding sequence ATGACCCGGTTCATGCCCTGGCTGCTTCCTCCACTGGACCCTTCCCAAGCACCGTTGGAACTCCGGGGGCTGTTCATTGCAGGTTGGACCAGTCCGGTAATCGATGCTGACTTCGGAATCAACCGCAGCATTGTCTTCGACCTCGCCATCCCGCCCCAGACCGAAGACCCTCCCAAGGACGCACTTTGCGTTATCGATCCTTGGAACGAACAGAAAGAAGGCGACCATGTCGATGTCTACCTGAACGATGAAATCGTCGCCCAGGAGACTGTTCCGCGCGGAGGGCTTAGCAAGCGCCTGTTTTTGCCACTGCCACACGAAAAAATCGCCCCCACCTGGGGCGAGAACTTCCACTTCAAGTTGACCCGCGTAGGCGAAACCGCGCCCAGCGACGGGTCGACACCCTGGCGTTTGCGTATCAAGCTGGATCGACCAGGCGGCAAGGATAGAGAACCTCATAACCCCGGTCATTCGGAACTGAAGGCTCCGCTGCCCCCTCAGGATGTGATCGATAACGGGGTGGACGCCGGCTCCGCAAAGGACGGGTTCGACCTTGAGATCATGCATTACCCCGGTCGTGCGGCCCACGACACCATTCAGTTGGCCTGGGGTAGCGCCTTTGTATACCGCGAAATAACCGCGCAAGAGGCGGCGACTACCGATTCGATCTTCATCAGGATCGACCAGCAGACCATCCTGGCCGGCGGAGACAGTGCTCGACTGCTAGTGCACTACATGGTGTTCGATCTGGTTTGGAATTATGCCGAAAAATATTCTTCGCGCACTTATGTGCAAGTAGATGCCGGCGCCGCGCGACTGTCCGCACCCATCATCAAGGGCGCTTCCAATGGTGTTATCGATTTGCCGACGCTGGGCAAACGGCCCGTAACGATCCAGATTTTCGCGCTCGCACCCGACTTTGCCCTGAACGACACGTTGAACATGACCTGGATCGGTACTCCAGTGGTCGGCCTGCCCTTGGAAAACCGCCAATCCAAAGTCATCGACAACCTGCCCTACGTCTATGAGTTCGAGATTCCCAACGCTGAAATCCGTGCCCTGGCGGGCGGGTCTGGCGACGCATTCTATATCCTGGAAAAAGCCAACGGTGATCCTCCGCTGTCATCCAAACACGCCTTTGCAAACGTCCAGGGGCAGGTGTCCGTCCTACCCGCGCCGACCCTTATAGAACTGATTGGGGACACACTCGAACCGGACCAGCCCTTCGCCACAGTGATCATCCACGCTTATCCGGGAATGCAGGATGGCGACCATCTCAAACTGGTCTGGTTGGGTGAAAAGGCCAACAACGCAGGCCCATACCTGCATGAAGACGAGCACATTGTCAGCAACAATGAAGTCGGCACGGACATTGTGATGTTCGTCCCCGGTGAACACATCGAGGTCCTGCGGGGAGGCAGCCTGAAACTGAACTACTGGGTCTCCAACGACAACGCCGTCGTGTATGACGTCAGGGAGTCCGACGTCCTCGACGCCCTGGTCCAGGTCATCCGTGCCGACATCCCTGCGCCCCGGGTCGTTGAAGCGCCGGATAATAAACTCGACCCGTACATTCATACCGGCAGCGTGACACTGCGTATCGGCTACCTCGGCACCGCCCAAGGCGACATTCTCACCTACTACTGGCATGGCAATCCTGGAGATGGCAGCACCAGCGATTGGGTATCGATATCCCAGGTCAGCGCCGGCAAGGCACTGGACTTTACTATCCTGCGCAAGTACATCGAACCGAACATCAACGACATCGTCCGGATTCGTTATGTTGTCCTTGAAAAACTCACCGGCCGGTATCGCTATTCGGGCTTGCTTGAGCTGGTCATCGGTGACCTGCTGGGCGAATTGCCCGTGCCGGAGGTGATCGAAGCCTCGCCCGCCGATGAGCTGGATCCGATGAATGCACTCGCCGGCGCCACGGTAGAGGTGCGATACGCAAGCATGGATGAGCCACACGGGGTTCATTTGAATTGGCTGGGTACCCCCGGAGCGGGTACCTCCGATGATTTGGAATTGCCCGGCAGTACCACCGGCAGCGTTCGTTTCAACGTCCCGGCCTCGGTGGTCGGCGCCAATATCAACCGTAACGTGATGCTCGGCTATGAGGTGACGTACAAAGGCTTCATCTTTCCTTCCAAAACCCTGGCGCTGAAAGTATTGGCCTTCCAGGATCCGGAACACCAGTTGCCCAAACCACGGATTACCCAGGCAAACGACACGACGATGGTGTTGAACCTGGCAACCTTTACCGCAAATGCCAACGTCACCCTTGGAAAATGGCCGTTCATTGCCGCCAAGCAGCGCATCTGGTTTCGACTTGAGGGCAACACTGAGACTGGAACGCGCTACACCATTGCATTGCTGGACAGCCATGAACTGAACGACAGCCAGGTCGCCAATGGCCTGAGTGAAGTGGCGTTGCGAACCGAGCTGGAACGACTCGGCCACAACACACCGTTAACCGTGGTGTGCAAGGTGGGCTTCGGCGCTGAAACAGAAGAAATCTATGGGCTTACCTTTCCCCTCACCCGCTACACCTTCAAGACCCATCATGACTGGGTCGTTCCAGAGATCACCAGTGTCAGGGACTCCTGGGGCGAAGTGGGTGAAGGCGAAAACACCCTCGACACCAGTGTGAGATTGAGTGGCACGGCAACGCCGGACTCCAGTATCCAGCTCTACGACGGCAGCTCGCCAGGAGCGACCGTACCGGTAGACATCGATGGATCCTGGTTTCATATCATGTCCCCGCTGAGCGTGAAATCTTACCGGCTCACCGCCCATGCCCTGGACGGCAGCGGCTTTGTTTCATCGCCACGGACTTTTTCCGTAGAAGCCGCCAACGCCCCTTCCATCACCAGTATCAGGGATGTCTGGCGTGAGATTATCCATGAAGGCTACACCGCCAATCGGCAAGTCACGGTGACAGGCCAAGCCAATGCCAGGCAGAACGTAAGAATCACGGGGATTACAACGCCGGCTCCAGAAGAGCCGACTGATGGCGACGGTGTCTGGAGTACCACCTTCAGCGCCTTGGCCCTTCAGCGTTACAACGTTGTGGTCGAGGCGCTGTATGGCCAAGGCGTTCCGCCGTCCGCACCGCGGTCATTCACGGTGACGGGCGTTGTCAATCCGAGTATCAGCAGCGTTCGAGACTCCCGCGGCGAACTCAATAACGGTGCCACCACGACCGACAATCGAGTGGCCTTGAGCGGTAATGCCAGTGCCTATCAGGTCGTGCAGATCCTTGGCACCACGACGACAGCCCCCGAAATCACAGCGGATGCCGGGGGTATCTGGCACCTGCCACAGCTGGCGGTGACCCCGGCAGACTACAGCCTGACCGCCAAAGCCTTGTATGGCGACAACGTACCCATTTCACAGCCGCGGACTTTTAGCGTACGCGCGCCAACGCCACCGTTGAACTTCAATCAAAGCCCCGTCACATTGAGTGGAGCGGCCTACATGCTCGTCGGCAGCGCCGCGCTGCCCAATTTCGGCGGCGGCACGTCGGTACGCCACACCGCCACCGGCGGCATACCCCCCTATTGGTACAGTTCCAGCAACCCGGCAGCCGCCGAGATTGATCAATCCGGGCTGGTGACCGTGCGCCGCAATGGCGGCACGACCATCACCGTGACCGACTCGGCCACTCCAACGCAGTCGAAAAGCTACACCGTTACGGTGACTGGTGTCTGGCTATGTCATAACCTCGGAGGCGGGCATTACCAGACGATTCGCAACGTAGCCGCTTCACGTGGCTTGAGCGTTCCGGATCTCGGTACGCTGAATGCAATCAGCGCCGCCTACCGGGGCCGCTGGCCTTGGGGGGGCGCCTACACATGGTCCAGCAGCGTCAAGTATCCATTACCACCGGTGTATATGTATGCGCTGACCATGTCCAATGGCGCTACATGGGGGTTATGGGACCTTAACCCGAGCGGCACGGGCCTGGGCATCGGGAGGTAA
- a CDS encoding Ig-like domain-containing protein — protein MDTADNTPLDYDALVIPDGGPAHLPAPVGSVGINIAAAKLVFPHQGLRLLLPPWGDRMGRGDSYRIKLGPVPVLTGSIDEESQVGQWVERFIPVGGLVDGDFDLSYDVKILGDPDFRPSVVTKIHVKIDFAPPGGPDQNGDTPGHSALKLTIPPEFLPPGAVDQEAAKQGVPVTIEPYPIMAEGDRIKLFWGREFVWKTVEKEHLPPQNTPLVITVDETTIVEDTDANGLAVVFEVYDVVDNKSEDFSAEVRVIVDTGNSRLTAPLVKEVFNLELDVDQLGEADLTFQVVAIDANFEVGDEVEMHLTGITAEGEKIDEVIFALEKILSVPSIPEFKRPSAEVRQLAGGLHAAFFYRLIKADGSPDLFSKVFAPRIVGRANPLAAPIPLDEIAGTLDPQLPSTTIEIPLDPAMEEGNAIALIWKGVTETSSPYEPDLPLHPLSQNEAEGRVPIEIVVTGEHLTAIEGGTLDLYYRLLRDVVSREVIEEESLHADLLSIGIPQAELPLPVVEGENDGVLDPADKPNGTRLIVRQYSGQKAGDRVHSLWWGSKTGRYRDSIRVTEITETQDLPFPITAALIEGNRDGTVRAMYWVKRVAGGTSPSEILQMRIGVGMDFIAPSIKQATGTAPNQQLNPVAAKDALTVVIPDYGIQPGDQVSVTWTGTAGPGSYTKPTGDLPSNREIELPVEVIAYNLARSVTVTYTVTREGKEWPASAPLTLSVQAFAAGDLPTPLIREAAQSGIGSELDLNSFTGNARVTEAPWPLIAAGQRVWLRCEGTASDNTDHTITLYTNSAVSGSEVGAGLSKEIPRAELAKLRDGSALKVVLEVTFNRSSNQSEVVAFPLRTYIVRAVAWLTPTLTDIRDSKGTVVGGSTVETSVTVTGTGHSGERIQLMDGTANIGNPVSISAGGTTWSTPLTGLSVKAYSIKAKALYGSGIPESAAKAFNVVPPLSFGTAYRMVTQNYVIAKVKIPNNPLPVNNASYTRVATGGIPPYRYSSANPEVAVVDSSSGYVRAAGNGDAVITATDQDNATASYTITVSHVMQVALLGSVQWGQAGVLDYPVYELLIENYRPEGYLPSIIPGWPNSWYWARTGHIDARYGMVKNMRGEGDYEEKTKFYPALMHLQTRAEMPEGCDFLEEHSEEGKVNSSSTGDADLPPMDGNT, from the coding sequence ATGGACACTGCCGACAACACCCCTCTGGATTACGACGCGCTGGTCATTCCCGACGGCGGCCCTGCGCATCTGCCGGCTCCGGTGGGCAGCGTCGGCATCAACATCGCTGCCGCCAAGCTCGTCTTTCCCCACCAAGGGTTGCGCCTGCTTCTACCGCCCTGGGGCGACCGCATGGGCCGGGGGGATTCCTACAGGATCAAGTTGGGCCCTGTCCCCGTGTTGACGGGCTCTATCGATGAAGAGAGTCAGGTGGGCCAGTGGGTCGAGCGGTTTATCCCGGTAGGCGGGCTGGTCGATGGGGACTTCGACCTGAGCTACGACGTGAAAATACTCGGGGACCCCGACTTCAGGCCTTCAGTGGTGACGAAGATCCACGTCAAGATCGACTTCGCCCCGCCCGGTGGCCCCGATCAGAACGGCGATACGCCCGGTCATTCCGCACTGAAACTGACGATCCCCCCCGAGTTCCTGCCACCCGGCGCGGTGGACCAGGAAGCTGCGAAACAAGGCGTTCCAGTGACCATCGAGCCTTACCCGATCATGGCCGAAGGGGATCGGATCAAGTTGTTCTGGGGCCGTGAATTCGTTTGGAAAACGGTAGAAAAAGAACATTTGCCGCCACAGAACACCCCTCTGGTGATCACCGTCGATGAAACCACCATTGTCGAGGACACTGATGCCAACGGCCTGGCGGTGGTCTTCGAAGTCTATGACGTGGTGGACAACAAATCCGAAGACTTCAGTGCCGAAGTTCGAGTGATCGTGGACACCGGCAACTCGCGCTTGACGGCGCCGCTGGTCAAGGAGGTGTTCAATCTGGAGCTGGACGTGGACCAGCTCGGCGAGGCGGACCTGACCTTTCAAGTGGTCGCGATAGATGCCAACTTCGAGGTGGGCGATGAAGTCGAGATGCATTTGACGGGCATAACGGCGGAGGGGGAAAAGATCGACGAAGTCATCTTCGCGCTGGAGAAAATTCTCAGTGTCCCGAGTATTCCCGAGTTCAAACGCCCCAGCGCCGAGGTGCGACAGCTGGCCGGCGGTCTCCATGCGGCTTTCTTCTACCGGCTGATCAAGGCGGATGGGAGCCCCGACCTGTTCTCCAAAGTATTTGCGCCGAGGATCGTGGGCCGGGCCAATCCCTTGGCAGCCCCGATTCCCCTGGACGAGATCGCCGGCACACTCGACCCACAACTGCCCAGTACAACCATCGAGATCCCGCTGGACCCGGCCATGGAAGAGGGCAATGCCATTGCCTTGATTTGGAAGGGGGTCACCGAGACCAGCAGCCCTTACGAGCCCGACTTGCCCCTGCACCCGCTCAGCCAGAACGAGGCGGAGGGGCGCGTGCCGATCGAAATCGTCGTGACCGGCGAGCACCTCACCGCCATCGAAGGCGGCACGCTCGATCTGTACTACAGGCTGTTGCGCGATGTGGTGAGCCGGGAAGTCATCGAAGAGGAATCGCTGCACGCCGACCTGCTGAGCATCGGCATTCCCCAGGCTGAATTGCCGCTGCCGGTGGTCGAAGGCGAGAACGACGGCGTACTGGATCCGGCGGACAAGCCGAACGGCACACGCTTGATCGTTCGCCAATACAGCGGGCAAAAGGCCGGCGACCGGGTGCATAGCTTGTGGTGGGGGTCGAAAACCGGGCGGTATCGGGACTCGATCCGGGTGACCGAAATTACCGAGACCCAAGACCTTCCGTTCCCCATCACCGCCGCGTTGATCGAGGGGAATCGGGATGGCACGGTACGGGCGATGTATTGGGTCAAGCGGGTTGCAGGTGGGACCAGTCCGTCAGAAATTTTGCAGATGCGCATTGGCGTAGGCATGGATTTCATAGCGCCCAGCATCAAGCAGGCGACCGGCACTGCGCCCAACCAGCAACTGAATCCGGTGGCGGCCAAGGATGCCTTGACCGTGGTGATTCCAGATTACGGTATCCAGCCCGGCGATCAGGTCAGCGTCACCTGGACCGGCACTGCAGGCCCGGGTTCCTACACCAAGCCGACAGGTGATTTGCCTTCCAACCGAGAGATTGAACTGCCGGTCGAGGTAATCGCTTATAACTTGGCAAGGTCGGTGACAGTCACCTACACCGTGACCCGCGAGGGTAAGGAGTGGCCAGCGTCAGCACCACTGACCCTGAGCGTGCAGGCGTTCGCCGCGGGCGATCTGCCGACACCGCTGATTCGCGAAGCGGCACAGAGTGGCATTGGCAGTGAACTGGATCTGAACAGCTTCACCGGCAATGCCCGCGTCACGGAAGCGCCGTGGCCGCTGATTGCCGCAGGCCAGCGGGTCTGGTTGCGCTGCGAGGGCACCGCCAGCGATAACACCGATCACACGATCACCCTTTACACCAATTCAGCGGTAAGCGGAAGTGAAGTGGGCGCCGGCCTCTCCAAGGAAATCCCGCGGGCCGAGCTTGCGAAGTTGCGCGATGGCTCCGCGCTCAAGGTGGTGCTTGAGGTCACGTTTAACCGCAGTAGCAACCAGAGCGAGGTCGTTGCGTTCCCACTGCGTACTTATATCGTCAGGGCCGTGGCATGGCTTACACCGACCCTCACCGATATCCGTGACTCTAAAGGTACTGTCGTGGGCGGCAGTACCGTGGAGACCAGCGTCACCGTCACGGGTACCGGACACAGTGGTGAACGGATCCAGTTGATGGACGGTACGGCCAATATCGGCAATCCCGTGTCCATTTCTGCTGGTGGGACAACGTGGAGTACCCCACTCACGGGCCTGAGCGTCAAGGCCTACAGTATCAAGGCCAAGGCTCTCTATGGCTCGGGAATACCGGAGTCGGCCGCAAAAGCTTTCAATGTAGTGCCCCCTTTGAGCTTCGGGACGGCCTATAGGATGGTCACGCAAAATTACGTCATTGCGAAGGTCAAAATACCGAATAATCCATTGCCTGTTAATAACGCCAGCTATACCCGTGTTGCAACAGGAGGCATTCCACCCTACCGATATTCATCAGCGAATCCTGAGGTCGCCGTAGTAGACAGTAGTTCGGGTTATGTACGTGCCGCCGGCAACGGAGATGCAGTGATCACCGCCACCGATCAGGATAACGCCACCGCCTCCTATACCATCACTGTTTCCCACGTAATGCAGGTGGCACTTCTCGGGAGTGTCCAGTGGGGACAGGCGGGAGTACTCGATTACCCCGTGTATGAGCTTCTCATTGAAAATTACAGGCCTGAAGGCTATTTACCTTCAATCATCCCAGGGTGGCCGAATAGTTGGTACTGGGCGAGGACGGGGCATATAGATGCAAGGTATGGAATGGTAAAAAATATGAGAGGTGAAGGGGACTATGAAGAAAAAACAAAATTTTACCCTGCCCTGATGCATCTTCAGACCCGTGCCGAAATGCCCGAAGGCTGCGACTTTCTGGAAGAACATTCTGAAGAGGGCAAGGTGAATTCATCTTCCACTGGCGATGCTGACCTTCCCCCAATGGATGGCAATACGTAA
- a CDS encoding efflux RND transporter permease subunit — translation MPQFFIDRPVFAWVVALFILLAGALAIPKLPVAQYPDVAPPQIEIYAVYPGASAQTVDESVVSLIEEELNGADNLLYFGSQSSLGSATITATFQPGTNPELAQVDVQNRLKAVESRLPQSVTQQGLQVDKVSAGFLLLITLTSSDGKLDDVALSDYLARNVMNEIKRLDGVGKAQLYGAERAMRIWIDPQKLLSFNLTPADVNAAIVAQNAQVSAGSIGDLPTRTTQEITATVLVKGQLSTPEEFADIVLKANPDGSTVRIADVARVEVGSQEYQFSTRLNGKPSTAVSVQLSPGANAVSTADRVRQKMDELARYFPAGVEYKIPYDTSPFVKVSITKVVYTLAEAMLLVFAVMFLFLQNVRYTLIPTLVVPVALMGTFATMFALGFSINVLTMFGMVLAIGILVDDAIVVVENVERIMASEGLSPKEATRKAMQQITGAIIGITLVLVAVFIPMAFMQGSVGVIYRQFSLSMATSILFSAFLALTLTPALCATLLKPIAQDDHHAKGGFFGWFNRRFDQLGDRYQGWVAYALKRTGRYLLIYGVLLVGLGLLFSRLPSSFLPVEDQGYTITDIQLPPGASKNRTVQVVEQIEAHNASEPGVGDSTVILGFSFSGSGQNAALAFTTLKDWSDRGSDDSASSIAERANQAFGRIKDAVAFAVLPPPVDGLGTSSGFEFRLQDRGGLGHATLMQARTALLAAAEKSPVLMSVRESALAEAPQVQLEVDRKQANALGVSFADVGSVLATAVGSSYINDFPNQGRMQRVVVQAEGDQRSQVADLLKIHVRNDTGKMVPLSAFVQAKWTQGPTQLTRYNGYPAISISGEPAPGHSTGEAMAEIERLVAQGPAGLGQEWTGLSLQERLSGSQAPILLGLSLLVVFLCLAALYESWSIPTSVLLVVPLGVLGAVLAVSLRGMPNDVFFKVGLVTIIGLSAKNAILIIEFAKSLYDEGHDLVDATLQAARLRLRPIIMTSLAFILGVVPLAIATGASSASQQAIGTGVIGGMITATLAVVFVPVFFVAVMRLVRRSGKQR, via the coding sequence ATGCCGCAGTTCTTTATCGACCGCCCGGTGTTCGCCTGGGTGGTCGCGTTGTTCATCCTGTTGGCCGGTGCGCTGGCCATCCCGAAGCTGCCGGTGGCGCAGTACCCCGACGTCGCGCCACCGCAGATCGAGATCTATGCGGTATACCCGGGCGCCTCGGCGCAGACCGTGGACGAAAGCGTGGTCAGCCTGATCGAGGAAGAACTCAACGGCGCCGACAACCTGTTGTACTTCGGTTCCCAGAGCAGCCTGGGCAGCGCCACCATCACCGCGACGTTCCAGCCCGGCACCAACCCCGAACTGGCACAGGTCGACGTACAGAATCGCCTCAAGGCCGTGGAGTCGCGCCTGCCCCAATCGGTCACCCAGCAAGGCCTGCAGGTGGACAAGGTCTCGGCCGGCTTCCTGCTGCTCATCACCCTGACCTCCAGTGACGGCAAGCTCGACGATGTGGCCCTCAGCGATTACCTGGCGCGCAACGTGATGAACGAGATCAAGCGCCTGGACGGTGTCGGCAAGGCCCAGCTGTATGGCGCCGAGCGGGCGATGCGGATCTGGATCGACCCGCAAAAGCTGCTGAGTTTCAACCTGACCCCAGCCGACGTCAACGCGGCCATCGTGGCGCAGAACGCCCAGGTGTCGGCGGGCAGCATCGGTGACTTGCCCACCCGCACGACCCAGGAAATCACCGCGACCGTCCTGGTCAAGGGCCAACTGTCGACGCCTGAAGAATTCGCCGACATCGTGCTCAAGGCCAACCCCGACGGCTCCACCGTGCGCATTGCCGATGTGGCCCGGGTCGAAGTCGGCAGCCAGGAATATCAATTTTCCACGCGCTTGAACGGCAAGCCGTCCACCGCCGTCAGCGTGCAATTGTCACCGGGAGCCAACGCCGTGAGCACGGCAGACCGGGTGCGCCAGAAGATGGACGAACTGGCGCGCTATTTCCCGGCCGGTGTGGAATACAAGATCCCGTACGACACGTCGCCCTTCGTCAAAGTCTCCATCACCAAGGTGGTCTATACCCTCGCCGAGGCGATGCTGCTGGTGTTCGCCGTGATGTTCCTGTTCCTGCAGAACGTGCGCTACACCTTGATTCCGACACTGGTGGTGCCGGTGGCCCTGATGGGCACCTTCGCGACGATGTTTGCCCTGGGCTTTTCCATCAACGTGCTGACCATGTTCGGCATGGTGCTGGCCATCGGCATCCTGGTGGACGATGCCATCGTGGTGGTGGAAAACGTCGAGCGGATCATGGCCAGCGAAGGGTTGTCGCCCAAGGAAGCGACGCGCAAGGCGATGCAGCAGATCACCGGCGCGATCATCGGCATCACCCTGGTGCTGGTGGCAGTGTTTATCCCGATGGCGTTCATGCAAGGCTCGGTGGGGGTCATCTATCGGCAGTTCTCGCTGTCCATGGCCACGTCGATTCTGTTCTCGGCCTTCCTCGCCTTGACGTTGACCCCTGCGCTTTGCGCGACCTTGTTAAAACCCATCGCCCAGGACGATCACCACGCCAAAGGCGGATTCTTCGGCTGGTTCAATCGGCGTTTCGATCAATTGGGTGATCGTTATCAAGGTTGGGTGGCCTATGCATTGAAGCGCACCGGACGCTATCTGCTGATCTACGGCGTGCTGTTGGTGGGCCTGGGGCTGCTGTTCAGCCGCTTGCCCTCCTCCTTCCTGCCGGTGGAAGACCAGGGCTACACCATCACCGACATTCAATTGCCGCCCGGCGCGAGCAAGAACCGCACGGTGCAGGTGGTCGAGCAGATCGAAGCCCACAACGCCAGCGAGCCCGGGGTGGGCGACAGCACGGTGATCCTGGGCTTCAGCTTTTCCGGCAGCGGGCAGAACGCCGCGTTGGCGTTTACCACCCTCAAGGACTGGTCGGACCGTGGCAGCGATGACTCGGCCAGTTCCATTGCCGAGCGCGCCAACCAGGCCTTCGGCCGGATCAAGGATGCCGTGGCCTTCGCTGTTCTCCCGCCGCCGGTGGATGGCCTGGGGACTTCCAGCGGTTTCGAGTTCCGCTTGCAGGATCGCGGTGGCCTCGGCCATGCCACGCTGATGCAGGCTCGCACGGCTTTGCTCGCCGCCGCTGAAAAAAGCCCGGTGCTGATGAGCGTGCGCGAAAGCGCCCTGGCCGAAGCGCCGCAGGTGCAATTGGAAGTGGACCGCAAGCAAGCCAACGCCCTGGGCGTGTCCTTTGCCGATGTCGGCAGTGTGCTGGCGACTGCCGTGGGCTCGAGCTACATCAATGACTTCCCCAACCAGGGGCGCATGCAGCGGGTGGTGGTCCAAGCGGAAGGTGATCAACGCAGCCAGGTCGCCGATCTGTTGAAGATCCATGTGCGCAACGACACCGGGAAAATGGTGCCGCTGTCGGCCTTTGTCCAGGCCAAGTGGACCCAGGGCCCGACTCAATTGACCCGTTACAACGGCTACCCGGCCATCAGCATTTCCGGCGAGCCGGCGCCCGGTCACAGCACCGGCGAGGCCATGGCGGAAATCGAACGGCTGGTGGCCCAAGGCCCGGCGGGACTGGGCCAGGAATGGACCGGGCTGTCGTTGCAGGAACGCCTATCCGGCAGCCAGGCGCCGATCTTGCTGGGCCTGTCGCTGCTGGTGGTGTTCCTGTGCCTGGCGGCGCTCTACGAGAGCTGGTCGATCCCCACCTCGGTGCTGCTGGTGGTGCCGCTGGGCGTGCTCGGCGCGGTGCTGGCGGTGTCGTTGCGCGGCATGCCCAACGACGTGTTCTTCAAGGTCGGACTGGTCACCATCATCGGCCTGTCGGCCAAGAACGCCATCCTGATCATCGAGTTCGCCAAGAGCCTGTACGACGAAGGCCATGACCTGGTCGACGCCACGCTCCAGGCGGCACGCCTGCGTTTGCGCCCGATCATCATGACCTCCCTGGCCTTCATCCTCGGCGTGGTGCCCCTGGCCATCGCCACCGGCGCCAGCTCGGCGAGCCAGCAGGCCATCGGCACCGGGGTGATTGGCGGGATGATCACCGCGACATTGGCCGTGGTGTTTGTGCCGGTGTTTTTTGTGGCGGTGATGAGACTCGTGCGCAGGTCTGGCAAACAGCGCTGA